From Apium graveolens cultivar Ventura chromosome 9, ASM990537v1, whole genome shotgun sequence, the proteins below share one genomic window:
- the LOC141682533 gene encoding uncharacterized protein LOC141682533 isoform X2, which translates to MAGSRRKLKRSRAKVKVGLPKKNPNVFKPAFNMPPKLVKLLDLSDTQWNDQASVIENYKTFGVVSNPNLLGVRSRYEKIVESDSLQVPPPPKIDGPVSEFETIDSGSDVEEDAHLRPLSSFQKDSSSSIKVQLIIVSQSVSHFKFSLILKLVINSVHIFKYRSTSLLTSAILICFIVELPL; encoded by the exons ATGGCCGGTTCAAGAAGAAAGCTGAAGAGATCACGAGCCAAAGTGAAAGTTGGGTTACCCAAGAAAAACCCCAATGTTTTCAAACCGGCTTTTAATATGCCACCTAAGCTTGTTAAGCTCTTAGATTTGTCTGATACTCAATGGAATGACCAAGCCAGTGTTATTGAGAATTACAAGACTTTTGGTGTCGTTTCGAATCCTAATTTGCTTGGTGTTAGGTCTAGGTATGAGAAGATTGTCGAGAGTGATTCTCTTCAGGTTCCTCCTCCTCCTAAGATTGATGGCCCTGTTTCGGAGTTTGAGACTATTGATTCCGGGAGTGATGTCGAGGAAGATG CACATCTGCGACCTTTATCGTCATTCCAGAAAGACAGCTCTTCCTCAATCAAGGTTCAACTGATCATTGTCTCTCAATCAGTTTCACATTTTAAATTCTCTCTAATTCTTAAGTTGGTCATAAATTCTGTTCACATCTTTAAATATCGAAGTACATCCTTGCTTACCTCTGCAATTCTGATATGTTTCATTGTTGAACTACCTTTATAA
- the LOC141682533 gene encoding uncharacterized protein LOC141682533 isoform X1 has translation MAGSRRKLKRSRAKVKVGLPKKNPNVFKPAFNMPPKLVKLLDLSDTQWNDQASVIENYKTFGVVSNPNLLGVRSRYEKIVESDSLQVPPPPKIDGPVSEFETIDSGSDVEEDDLKSALGKKRRDGKTMPLLPLTRMQRVHIGPLVEKYGDDYQSMFRDTKLNKMQHSVSTLEKLCSRYVMWKNQNPLLVGGA, from the exons ATGGCCGGTTCAAGAAGAAAGCTGAAGAGATCACGAGCCAAAGTGAAAGTTGGGTTACCCAAGAAAAACCCCAATGTTTTCAAACCGGCTTTTAATATGCCACCTAAGCTTGTTAAGCTCTTAGATTTGTCTGATACTCAATGGAATGACCAAGCCAGTGTTATTGAGAATTACAAGACTTTTGGTGTCGTTTCGAATCCTAATTTGCTTGGTGTTAGGTCTAGGTATGAGAAGATTGTCGAGAGTGATTCTCTTCAGGTTCCTCCTCCTCCTAAGATTGATGGCCCTGTTTCGGAGTTTGAGACTATTGATTCCGGGAGTGATGTCGAGGAAGATG ATCTGAAGTCCGCACTAGGAAAGAAGCGTAGAGATGGGAAAACCATGCCACTGCTACCATTGACAAGAATGCAACGTGTTCATATTGGTCCACTTGTGGAGAAGTATGGAGATGACTACCAG AGTATGTTCAGGGACACCAAATTAAATAAGATGCAGCATTCAGTATCAACTCTGGAGAAACTATGCTCCAGATATGTGATGTGGAAAAATCAGAATCCGTTGCTTGTTGGAGGAGCATAA